A single region of the Winslowiella toletana genome encodes:
- the cdd gene encoding cytidine deaminase produces the protein MHPRFQPSFAALSSELQTALKPILDADDFSARFSAPQIAAIKQHTALDDDALALALLPLAAACAVAPLSNFDVGAVARGKSGNWYFGANMEFAGATMQQTVHAEQSAVTHAWLSGETALEAVTVNYSPCGHCRQFMNELNSGTDLRICLPGRQPATLGDYLPYAFGPRDLAIETLLLDPIDHGYSISGDALEQQAIKAANASHAPYSHSHSGVAVETLSGRIYAGRYAENAAFNPSLPPLQAALILLNMHGESCSQIGRAVLAERASGKLIQRQATEATLQALGCQNIRYVELQKA, from the coding sequence ATGCATCCACGTTTTCAACCCTCTTTTGCAGCTCTGTCGTCTGAATTACAGACTGCGCTAAAGCCAATTCTTGATGCTGATGATTTCAGCGCCCGTTTTAGCGCGCCACAGATTGCGGCGATTAAACAGCACACCGCACTTGATGATGATGCGCTGGCGCTGGCGCTGCTGCCGTTAGCGGCCGCCTGTGCCGTCGCTCCGCTTTCAAACTTCGATGTCGGCGCGGTGGCGCGTGGCAAAAGCGGGAACTGGTACTTTGGTGCCAATATGGAATTTGCTGGCGCCACCATGCAGCAAACGGTTCATGCCGAGCAAAGCGCGGTGACGCATGCCTGGCTGAGCGGAGAAACCGCGCTGGAAGCGGTTACCGTTAACTATTCTCCCTGCGGCCACTGTCGTCAGTTTATGAACGAACTGAATAGCGGTACTGACCTGCGCATTTGTCTGCCAGGCCGCCAGCCTGCCACACTGGGCGACTACCTGCCTTACGCCTTTGGTCCACGCGATCTGGCGATTGAAACCCTGCTGCTTGATCCGATCGATCACGGCTATAGCATCAGTGGCGATGCGCTGGAACAGCAGGCGATAAAAGCCGCCAACGCCAGTCATGCGCCTTACAGCCATTCACACAGCGGTGTGGCCGTAGAAACCCTCAGCGGCAGGATTTATGCCGGCCGTTATGCCGAAAATGCCGCCTTTAACCCGAGCTTACCGCCGCTTCAGGCCGCATTAATTCTGTTAAACATGCACGGCGAAAGCTGCTCGCAGATTGGCCGTGCGGTGCTGGCAGAGCGTGCCAGTGGCAAGCTGATTCAGCGCCAGGCAACGGAAGCCACCCTTCAGGCGCTGGGCTGCCAGAACATCCGCTACGTCGAACTGCAAAAAGCGTAA
- the mglA gene encoding galactose/methyl galactoside ABC transporter ATP-binding protein MglA — translation MASDKTIPQREFLLEMSNINKSFPGVKALDNVNLKVRPHSIHALMGENGAGKSTLLKCLFGIYKKDSGSILFQGEEIDFKSSKEALENGVSMVHQELNLVLQRTVMDNMWLGRYPRKGLFVDQDKMYRDTKAIFDELDIDIDPRDKVATLSVSQMQMIEIAKAFSYNAKIVIMDEPTSSLTEKEVNHLFTIIRKLKDRGCGIVYISHKMEEIFQLCDEITILRDGQWIATQSLEGLDMNKIIAMMVGRSLNQRFPDKANVPGEVILEVRNLTSRSQPSIRDISFDLHKGEILGIAGLVGAKRTDIVETLFGIRDKSGGTIKLHGKAINNHSANEAINHGFALVTEERRSTGIYAYLDIGFNSLISNIRKYKNSIGLLDNRRMKSDTQWVIDSMRVKTPGHHTSIGSLSGGNQQKVIIGRWLLTQPEILMLDEPTRGIDVGAKFEIYQLIAELAKKEKGIIIISSEMPELLGITDRILVMSNGLVAGIVETKTTTQNEILRLASLHL, via the coding sequence ATGGCCAGTGATAAAACCATACCGCAGCGTGAATTCCTGCTGGAAATGAGCAATATTAATAAATCATTTCCTGGCGTGAAGGCACTAGACAACGTTAATTTAAAAGTTCGGCCGCACTCTATTCATGCTTTGATGGGCGAAAACGGTGCGGGTAAATCGACGTTATTAAAATGCCTGTTTGGCATTTATAAAAAAGACTCGGGGAGCATCCTGTTTCAGGGTGAGGAAATCGATTTTAAAAGCTCCAAAGAGGCGCTGGAAAACGGCGTGTCGATGGTGCATCAGGAACTGAATCTGGTATTACAGCGTACGGTAATGGATAACATGTGGCTTGGCCGTTATCCACGTAAAGGGCTGTTTGTCGATCAGGATAAAATGTATCGCGATACTAAAGCGATATTTGATGAATTAGATATTGATATCGATCCGCGTGACAAAGTGGCGACGCTTTCTGTTTCACAGATGCAAATGATCGAAATCGCCAAAGCGTTCTCCTATAACGCCAAAATCGTCATTATGGACGAGCCAACCTCTTCGTTAACGGAAAAAGAGGTAAACCATCTGTTTACCATTATCCGTAAATTAAAAGATCGCGGCTGCGGTATTGTCTATATTTCGCACAAAATGGAAGAGATTTTCCAGCTATGTGATGAGATAACCATTCTGCGCGATGGTCAGTGGATTGCCACCCAGTCGCTGGAAGGGCTGGATATGAACAAGATCATTGCGATGATGGTCGGACGTTCGCTGAACCAGCGTTTCCCGGATAAAGCCAACGTGCCGGGTGAAGTGATACTCGAAGTGCGTAATTTAACCTCGCGCAGCCAGCCTTCAATTCGCGATATCTCCTTTGATTTGCATAAAGGTGAAATCCTGGGTATCGCCGGGCTGGTGGGGGCAAAACGTACCGATATCGTCGAGACATTATTTGGTATTCGTGATAAATCCGGCGGCACCATTAAGCTGCATGGCAAAGCGATTAATAATCACAGCGCCAACGAAGCGATTAACCACGGCTTTGCACTGGTCACCGAAGAGCGCCGCTCAACCGGGATCTATGCTTATCTGGATATCGGTTTCAACTCGCTGATTTCCAATATTCGTAAATATAAAAACAGCATTGGCCTGCTGGATAACCGCCGGATGAAAAGTGATACCCAGTGGGTAATCGATTCAATGCGGGTAAAAACACCGGGGCACCATACGTCTATCGGTTCGTTGTCTGGGGGTAATCAGCAAAAAGTGATTATCGGTCGTTGGTTGCTCACCCAGCCTGAGATATTGATGCTGGATGAGCCGACACGCGGTATTGACGTTGGGGCTAAGTTTGAGATTTATCAGCTGATTGCTGAACTGGCGAAGAAAGAGAAGGGAATTATTATCATCTCCTCCGAAATGCCGGAGCTGTTGGGGATTACCGACCGGATACTGGTAATGAGTAATGGCCTGGTTGCAGGCATTGTCGAAACCAAAACTACCACGCAGAACGAAATATTGCGTTTAGCGTCGTTACACCTTTAA
- a CDS encoding NAD-dependent malic enzyme — MELEYESKRPLYIPYAGPILLEFPLLNKGSAFSIEERNDFNLRGLLPETVETIEEQAERAWRQFHDFKNNNDKHVYLRNIQDTNETLFYRLLDNHLEEMMPIIYTPTVGAACEHFSEIYRRARGLFISYPNRANIEDMLQNATKQNVKVIVVTDGERILGLGDQGIGGMGIPIGKLSLYTACGGISPAYTLPVVLDVGTNNQQLLNDPLYMGWRHPRITGEEYDAFVNEFINAVKSRWPNVLLQFEDFAQKNAMPLLERYRDEVCCFNDDIQGTAAVTLGTLIAASRAAGSKLRDQNVVFLGAGSAGCGIAEQIIAQMKSEGLSDEEARARVFMVDRFGLLTDKLPNLLNFQSKLVQKSENLSGWDVSTDSLSLLDVVRNTRPDILIGVSGQPGLFSEEIIREMHKHCPRPIVMPLSNPTSRVEATPQDILAWTDGAALVATGSPFSPVSWKGVTYPIAQCNNSYIFPGIGLGVIASGASRVTDSMLMAASRTLADCSPLANEGVGAVLPEIKDIQGVSKLIAMAVGKAAQLAGVAVVTSEDVLSKSIANNFWLPQYRNYRRTSI, encoded by the coding sequence ATGGAACTCGAGTACGAGAGTAAAAGACCGTTATATATTCCCTACGCCGGACCTATTCTGTTGGAATTTCCACTGCTGAATAAAGGCAGCGCCTTCTCAATCGAAGAACGTAATGATTTCAACCTTCGCGGCCTGTTACCAGAAACCGTGGAAACGATTGAAGAACAGGCCGAACGTGCCTGGCGCCAGTTTCATGACTTCAAAAACAATAACGATAAACACGTCTATCTGCGCAATATTCAGGACACCAACGAAACTCTGTTCTACCGCCTGCTGGATAATCATCTCGAAGAGATGATGCCGATTATCTATACCCCGACGGTCGGCGCCGCTTGTGAACACTTCTCCGAAATCTATCGTCGCGCCCGCGGTCTGTTTATCTCCTACCCGAACCGCGCCAATATCGAAGATATGCTGCAGAACGCCACTAAACAAAACGTAAAAGTCATCGTGGTGACTGACGGCGAACGTATTCTCGGTCTTGGCGACCAGGGTATCGGCGGCATGGGCATTCCCATTGGTAAACTGTCACTGTACACCGCCTGTGGCGGCATCAGCCCGGCCTACACCCTGCCGGTAGTCCTGGATGTCGGTACTAATAACCAGCAGCTGTTAAATGATCCACTGTATATGGGCTGGCGTCATCCGCGCATCACCGGTGAAGAGTATGATGCTTTCGTTAACGAATTTATTAATGCAGTGAAAAGCCGCTGGCCAAATGTGCTGTTGCAGTTTGAGGATTTTGCTCAGAAAAATGCCATGCCGTTGCTGGAACGCTATCGTGATGAAGTCTGCTGCTTCAACGACGATATTCAGGGTACCGCTGCGGTCACGCTGGGTACGCTGATTGCCGCCAGCCGCGCAGCCGGCAGCAAATTGCGCGATCAGAATGTGGTATTCCTCGGTGCCGGTTCCGCCGGTTGCGGTATTGCCGAGCAAATTATCGCCCAGATGAAATCTGAAGGCCTGAGCGACGAAGAAGCCCGCGCCCGCGTCTTTATGGTCGACCGCTTTGGCCTGCTGACCGATAAACTGCCAAACCTGCTGAACTTCCAGAGCAAACTGGTGCAGAAAAGTGAAAATCTCAGCGGCTGGGATGTCAGCACTGACTCGCTGTCGCTGCTGGATGTGGTGCGCAACACGCGGCCGGATATCCTGATTGGCGTTTCCGGACAGCCTGGCCTGTTCAGTGAAGAAATTATTCGTGAAATGCACAAACACTGCCCGCGTCCGATTGTTATGCCGCTGTCCAATCCAACCTCACGTGTTGAAGCCACGCCGCAGGATATTCTCGCCTGGACCGATGGTGCAGCGCTGGTGGCGACCGGCAGCCCATTCTCACCGGTCAGTTGGAAAGGGGTGACCTATCCGATTGCGCAGTGTAATAACTCCTATATCTTCCCTGGCATCGGCCTTGGCGTGATCGCTTCCGGCGCAAGCCGCGTCACTGACAGCATGCTGATGGCGGCAAGCCGCACGCTGGCTGACTGTTCGCCCCTGGCGAATGAAGGCGTTGGCGCAGTACTGCCGGAAATCAAAGATATCCAGGGCGTGTCGAAACTGATCGCCATGGCGGTAGGTAAAGCAGCGCAGCTGGCTGGCGTTGCGGTAGTCACTTCGGAAGATGTGCTGTCGAAGTCGATCGCTAACAACTTCTGGCTTCCGCAGTACCGTAATTACCGCCGCACCTCAATATAA
- a CDS encoding CidA/LrgA family protein: MLSVLSVCWRYLRAFTIIYLCLYAGNGISFLLPLTIPGSIIGMLLLFALLASQILPVSWVKPGCHLLIRYMALLFVPISVGIMSYTEILSAQFGPIVVSCVVSTLIVLVVVGLTSQRLHDHSLRQESADE, translated from the coding sequence ATGCTCAGCGTGCTATCTGTCTGCTGGCGTTATCTTCGCGCCTTTACCATCATTTACCTCTGCCTGTATGCCGGTAACGGCATCTCATTTCTGCTGCCGCTGACCATTCCCGGCAGTATCATTGGTATGCTACTGCTGTTCGCGCTACTGGCGTCACAAATTCTGCCGGTCAGCTGGGTTAAGCCGGGCTGCCATCTGCTGATTCGCTATATGGCGCTGCTGTTTGTACCGATCAGCGTCGGCATTATGAGCTACACCGAGATTCTCAGCGCCCAGTTTGGCCCGATTGTTGTCTCCTGCGTCGTCAGTACCCTGATTGTGTTGGTGGTGGTCGGCCTGACGTCTCAGCGGCTGCACGATCACAGCCTGCGTCAGGAGAGCGCCGATGAGTGA
- the mglC gene encoding galactose/methyl galactoside ABC transporter permease MglC: MKAVNKKNALTWLKEGGIYVVLLVLLAIIIFQDPTFLSLMNLSNILTQSSVRVIIALGVAGLIVTQGTDLSAGRQVGLAAVVAATMLQSMDNVNKVFPGIGTIPIPLVILTVCLIGAFIGLINGIIIAYLKVTPFITTLGTMIIVYGVNSLYYDYVGASPIAGFDSGFSTFAQGFLRFGDFKLSYITFYAIIAIIFVWILWNKTRFGKNIFAIGGNPEAAKVSGVNVSLNLIMIYALSGVFYAFGGLLEAGRIGSATNNLGFMYELDAIAACVVGGVSFAGGVGTVAGVVTGVIIFTVINYGLTYIGVNPYWQYIIKGGIIIFAVALDSLKYSRKK, encoded by the coding sequence ATGAAAGCTGTTAATAAGAAAAATGCGCTCACCTGGTTAAAAGAAGGCGGTATTTACGTCGTCTTGCTGGTTCTGTTGGCAATCATAATTTTCCAGGATCCAACGTTCCTCAGTTTAATGAACCTGAGTAATATTCTGACCCAATCCTCAGTACGCGTGATTATTGCACTGGGCGTGGCGGGGCTGATTGTCACCCAGGGTACTGACCTCTCGGCAGGGCGTCAGGTTGGCCTTGCCGCGGTGGTTGCGGCTACCATGCTGCAGTCAATGGACAACGTCAATAAGGTATTCCCGGGCATCGGAACCATTCCGATTCCGCTGGTTATCCTGACGGTGTGTCTTATCGGTGCCTTTATTGGTCTGATCAACGGTATTATTATTGCTTACCTGAAGGTCACGCCATTTATTACCACTTTGGGTACCATGATTATTGTCTATGGCGTTAACTCGCTGTATTACGATTATGTTGGCGCCTCACCGATTGCCGGTTTCGATTCGGGCTTTTCTACCTTTGCTCAGGGCTTCCTGCGCTTCGGTGATTTTAAGCTCTCTTACATTACCTTCTATGCGATTATCGCGATTATATTCGTCTGGATTCTGTGGAATAAAACGCGCTTCGGTAAGAACATTTTTGCTATCGGCGGTAACCCGGAAGCGGCGAAAGTCTCCGGTGTTAACGTGTCGCTTAACCTGATTATGATCTATGCGCTGTCCGGGGTGTTTTATGCCTTCGGTGGGTTGCTGGAAGCTGGACGTATCGGCAGTGCCACCAACAACCTCGGCTTTATGTACGAGCTGGATGCGATTGCCGCCTGCGTGGTGGGGGGCGTTTCCTTTGCCGGGGGTGTGGGTACGGTAGCGGGAGTGGTGACCGGGGTGATTATCTTTACGGTGATTAACTACGGTTTGACTTATATCGGCGTTAACCCTTACTGGCAGTACATAATTAAGGGCGGCATCATTATTTTCGCGGTGGCACTGGATTCACTGAAGTACTCACGTAAGAAATAG
- the sanA gene encoding outer membrane permeability protein SanA translates to MLKRLIYGLIIIVVMMVVTALGLDRWISWKTAPYVYDDLTSLPHRQVGVVLGTAKYYRTGGVNQYYRYRMQGAINAYNSGKVNYLLLSGDNALQSYNEPMTMRRDLIAAGVPPSDIVLDFAGFRTLDSIVRTRKVFDTNDFIIITQRFHCERALFIALHMGIQAQCYAVPSPKNMLTIRFREVGARLGALADLYLMKREPRFLGPLVPIPAVHEVPENAQSYPAVSPEQLLELQQKREKK, encoded by the coding sequence ATGTTGAAACGCTTGATATATGGTCTGATTATCATCGTGGTTATGATGGTAGTGACCGCGCTCGGCCTCGATCGCTGGATTAGCTGGAAGACCGCGCCCTATGTTTATGACGATTTGACTTCACTGCCCCATCGTCAGGTTGGTGTGGTATTAGGAACCGCCAAGTACTACCGCACCGGCGGGGTCAATCAGTACTACCGTTATCGAATGCAGGGTGCGATCAACGCTTACAACAGCGGCAAGGTGAATTATCTGCTGTTAAGCGGCGACAATGCACTGCAAAGCTATAACGAACCGATGACGATGCGGCGCGATCTGATTGCCGCTGGCGTCCCCCCTTCTGATATCGTGCTCGACTTTGCCGGCTTCCGCACGCTGGATTCGATTGTGCGCACGCGCAAAGTGTTTGATACCAACGATTTCATCATTATTACCCAGCGCTTCCACTGTGAACGCGCGCTGTTTATTGCCCTGCATATGGGCATTCAGGCGCAGTGTTATGCGGTGCCGTCACCAAAAAATATGCTGACAATTCGTTTTCGTGAAGTGGGTGCACGGCTCGGCGCACTGGCGGATCTCTATCTGATGAAGCGCGAGCCGCGTTTTCTCGGGCCGCTGGTGCCGATTCCGGCGGTACATGAAGTGCCGGAAAACGCGCAAAGTTACCCGGCCGTTTCGCCGGAACAGCTACTGGAGTTGCAGCAAAAGCGGGAAAAGAAATAA
- the galS gene encoding HTH-type transcriptional regulator GalS, translating into MITIRDVARIAGVSVATVSRVLNNNCVVTAETRENVLHAVESLGYRPNANAQALATQVSDTIGVVVMDVSDPFFGALVKAVDTVAQQMNKHVLISNSWHQEAKERHAIEVLIRQRCNALIVHAKMLSDRELADFMDQVPGMVLVNRIVAGYAHRCVCLDNVSGALMATRMLQQQGHTRIGYLSSCHPIEDVVQRRDGWQQALAEQGIVPAEGWIASGEADLQGGEAAMVELLGRNQHLSAVFAYNDSMAAGALTALKDNGILVPQQVSIIGFDDIPVSRYTDPQLTTVRYPIVSMAKLATELALKGAAGQLDHTAQHCFMPTLVRRHSVAQRQTVEPVTN; encoded by the coding sequence ATGATAACAATCCGTGATGTGGCACGTATTGCTGGCGTTTCCGTGGCAACGGTTTCCCGCGTGCTGAATAACAACTGTGTGGTGACCGCAGAAACGCGTGAAAACGTGTTACACGCTGTCGAATCATTGGGTTACCGGCCAAATGCTAATGCTCAGGCGCTGGCGACCCAGGTCAGTGACACCATTGGCGTAGTGGTGATGGACGTTTCCGATCCTTTTTTTGGTGCGCTGGTCAAAGCGGTCGATACCGTGGCGCAGCAGATGAACAAACATGTGCTGATCAGTAACTCATGGCATCAGGAAGCGAAAGAGCGTCACGCGATTGAAGTGCTGATTCGCCAACGCTGTAACGCGTTAATCGTTCACGCAAAAATGTTGTCAGATCGGGAGCTGGCCGATTTTATGGATCAGGTACCCGGCATGGTGCTGGTAAATCGTATTGTGGCGGGCTATGCCCATCGCTGCGTCTGTCTGGATAACGTCAGCGGCGCGCTGATGGCGACGCGGATGTTGCAGCAACAGGGGCACACGCGCATTGGCTATCTCAGCTCTTGTCATCCGATTGAGGACGTCGTACAGCGGCGCGACGGCTGGCAGCAGGCGCTGGCCGAGCAGGGCATTGTGCCAGCGGAAGGATGGATCGCCAGCGGCGAAGCCGATTTACAAGGTGGCGAGGCGGCAATGGTCGAGTTGCTGGGGCGTAATCAGCACCTTAGCGCGGTATTCGCCTATAACGACAGTATGGCGGCCGGTGCGCTAACCGCATTGAAAGATAACGGAATCCTCGTCCCGCAGCAGGTTTCAATTATCGGATTTGATGATATTCCTGTCTCGCGTTATACCGATCCGCAACTGACGACGGTGCGCTATCCTATTGTTTCTATGGCGAAACTTGCTACCGAGCTGGCACTTAAAGGTGCAGCGGGTCAGCTCGATCACACTGCTCAGCACTGTTTTATGCCGACGCTGGTACGCCGCCATTCGGTAGCGCAGCGGCAAACTGTGGAGCCGGTCACTAATTGA
- the mglB gene encoding galactose/glucose ABC transporter substrate-binding protein MglB yields MNKKVFTLTALVASMMFGATAHAADTRIGVTIYKYDDNFMSVVRKAIEKEAKNSPDVQLLMNDSQNSQSTQNDQVDVLMAKGVKALAINLVDPAAAAVIIDKARSNDVPIVFFNKEPTAKALASYDKAYYVGTDSKESGVKQGELIEKHWKANPNWDLNKDGQIQFVLLKGEPGHPDAEARTKYVIDTLNKDGLKTQQLHLDTAMWDTAQAKDKMDAWLSGPNGNKIEVVIANNDAMAMGAVEALKAHNKSSIPVFGVDALPEALAMVKSGAMAGTVLNDADNQAKATFEMAKNLAAGKPAAEGTNYKLENKIVRVPYVAVDKDNLSQFVK; encoded by the coding sequence ATGAATAAGAAGGTTTTTACGCTTACAGCCCTGGTAGCCAGTATGATGTTTGGTGCAACGGCACATGCAGCGGATACGCGCATTGGCGTCACTATCTACAAATATGACGATAACTTTATGTCTGTGGTGCGCAAAGCTATCGAAAAAGAAGCAAAAAATAGCCCGGACGTTCAGCTGTTAATGAATGACTCGCAGAATAGCCAGTCAACGCAAAACGACCAGGTAGACGTGCTGATGGCGAAGGGCGTAAAAGCGCTGGCGATTAACCTGGTTGACCCGGCGGCGGCGGCAGTCATTATCGATAAAGCCCGTTCAAACGATGTCCCTATTGTGTTCTTTAACAAAGAACCGACCGCCAAAGCGCTGGCCAGTTACGACAAAGCTTATTATGTCGGAACCGATTCGAAAGAGTCTGGCGTGAAGCAGGGTGAACTGATCGAAAAACACTGGAAAGCTAATCCAAACTGGGATCTGAATAAAGATGGTCAGATTCAGTTCGTGCTGCTGAAAGGCGAGCCGGGCCACCCGGATGCAGAAGCACGTACTAAGTATGTTATTGATACGCTGAATAAAGACGGCCTGAAAACTCAGCAGCTGCACTTGGATACCGCGATGTGGGATACCGCTCAGGCAAAAGATAAAATGGATGCCTGGTTATCCGGCCCGAACGGCAACAAAATTGAAGTGGTCATTGCCAACAACGACGCAATGGCGATGGGCGCAGTCGAAGCGCTGAAGGCACATAATAAATCCTCAATCCCGGTATTTGGTGTTGATGCGCTGCCAGAAGCGCTGGCGATGGTGAAATCTGGGGCGATGGCCGGTACCGTACTGAACGATGCGGATAACCAGGCGAAAGCGACCTTTGAGATGGCGAAAAACCTTGCGGCCGGCAAGCCTGCTGCCGAAGGGACTAACTATAAACTGGAAAACAAAATCGTCCGCGTACCTTATGTGGCGGTGGATAAAGATAACCTGTCTCAGTTCGTGAAATAA
- the yeiB gene encoding DUF418 domain-containing protein YeiB, with protein MQRNITLDFIRGLAVLGILLLNIYGFGLPSAAYLNPAWQGVPPGREIWTWATLDLLAQIKFLTLFALLFGAGLQMLLPRGKRWLQSRLTWLAIFGFIHAVFFWEGDILLDYGIVGLIAWRMIRDVPSTRSLFNTGVMLYLVGVAVLVVFSMISSGEANSSWLPGIADLQYESFWKLAGGWEAVQNRLDHLSSSLLALGAQYGWQLAGLMMIGSALMRNGWLKGEFSARHYRRTAWVLIGIAFLIQIPGIFLQWYLRWDFRWTGFLLQVPRDLAAPLQAIGYAALCFGYWPLLAKLKITRAICCVGRMALTNYLLQTLICTTLFYRFGWFMQLDRLQLLAIVPAVWAINILFSLCWLRLFRQGPMEWLWRQLTRLAAGKPADSSRAG; from the coding sequence ATGCAACGCAATATCACGCTGGACTTTATTCGTGGTCTCGCCGTTCTCGGTATCCTGTTGCTGAACATTTATGGCTTTGGTCTTCCCTCGGCTGCTTATCTTAATCCCGCCTGGCAAGGGGTGCCCCCCGGACGTGAGATCTGGACCTGGGCCACGCTCGATCTGCTGGCGCAAATCAAATTCCTGACGCTGTTCGCCTTGCTGTTTGGTGCCGGGCTGCAAATGCTGTTGCCGCGCGGCAAGCGCTGGTTGCAATCCCGCCTGACGTGGCTGGCTATTTTCGGTTTTATTCACGCGGTTTTTTTCTGGGAAGGCGATATCCTGCTGGATTATGGCATCGTTGGCCTGATTGCCTGGCGAATGATCCGCGACGTTCCTTCTACCCGTTCGCTGTTTAATACCGGTGTGATGCTGTATCTGGTCGGCGTGGCGGTGCTGGTGGTATTCAGTATGATCTCCAGCGGTGAGGCCAACAGTTCCTGGCTGCCCGGTATTGCCGATCTGCAATATGAATCATTCTGGAAGCTGGCAGGCGGCTGGGAAGCGGTGCAGAATCGTCTCGATCATCTCTCATCGAGCCTGCTGGCGCTCGGCGCGCAATATGGCTGGCAGCTGGCCGGACTGATGATGATTGGCAGCGCATTAATGCGTAACGGCTGGCTGAAAGGCGAGTTCAGCGCCCGGCATTACCGCCGCACGGCATGGGTACTGATTGGCATCGCCTTTCTGATTCAGATTCCGGGTATTTTTCTGCAGTGGTATTTACGCTGGGATTTTCGCTGGACCGGCTTCTTGCTGCAGGTTCCACGCGATTTAGCCGCGCCGTTGCAGGCCATCGGTTATGCTGCGCTCTGTTTTGGTTACTGGCCGTTACTGGCAAAACTGAAAATCACCCGGGCTATCTGTTGCGTCGGCCGTATGGCGCTGACTAACTATCTGCTTCAAACTCTGATCTGCACCACGCTGTTCTATCGCTTTGGCTGGTTTATGCAGCTGGATCGCCTGCAATTACTGGCAATAGTGCCGGCGGTATGGGCGATCAATATTCTCTTCTCACTATGCTGGCTGCGTCTGTTCCGTCAGGGGCCGATGGAGTGGCTATGGCGTCAGCTGACCAGGCTGGCCGCCGGTAAACCCGCAGACAGTTCCCGCGCCGGATAA
- a CDS encoding CidB/LrgB family autolysis modulator has protein sequence MSDIWWSLPLTLAVFFAARLLAKKVKISLLNPLLISMAVIIPLLLLINMPYARYFQGSALLNHLLQPAVVALAVPLYEQMHQIRARWKSIISVCFIGSLTAMISGTAIALWLGATPEIAATILPKSVTTPIAMAVSDSLHGIPAISAICVLVAGVLGAVFGHMLLNLLRVRSKAARGLAIGNASHALGTARCAEIDFQEGAFSSLALVICGIITSLLAPFIFPLLLHWLS, from the coding sequence ATGAGTGATATCTGGTGGTCACTGCCGCTAACGCTGGCGGTGTTCTTTGCCGCACGCCTGCTGGCAAAAAAAGTTAAAATTTCACTGCTCAATCCGCTGCTGATCTCGATGGCGGTCATTATTCCGCTGCTGTTGCTGATTAATATGCCCTACGCGCGCTATTTTCAGGGCAGCGCGCTGCTGAATCACCTGCTGCAACCGGCGGTGGTGGCGTTAGCGGTGCCGCTGTATGAACAGATGCATCAGATTCGGGCGCGCTGGAAGTCGATTATCAGCGTCTGCTTTATTGGCAGCCTGACGGCGATGATTTCCGGCACTGCTATCGCTCTGTGGCTAGGGGCAACGCCGGAAATCGCCGCCACTATTTTGCCAAAATCAGTGACCACACCGATTGCCATGGCGGTTTCTGACTCACTGCACGGCATTCCCGCTATTAGCGCCATCTGCGTTTTAGTGGCAGGCGTTTTGGGCGCAGTATTCGGCCATATGCTGCTTAACCTGCTGCGGGTGCGCAGTAAAGCGGCGCGGGGCCTCGCCATTGGTAACGCCTCTCATGCACTGGGTACCGCACGCTGTGCCGAGATTGATTTTCAGGAAGGTGCCTTCAGCTCACTGGCTCTGGTCATTTGCGGCATTATTACTTCTTTGCTGGCACCGTTTATTTTCCCGCTATTACTACACTGGTTGAGTTAA